In one window of Aphidius gifuensis isolate YNYX2018 linkage group LG4, ASM1490517v1, whole genome shotgun sequence DNA:
- the LOC122855460 gene encoding excitatory amino acid transporter, which translates to MEDKSSSKFSEYLFAKMGGHDVSASQGPRKVTADTGKWIRENMLLMVTLSGVLLGVILGFGLRPLGLGDDAVMLISYPGELFMRLLKLMILPLVIASLISGSASLNAKMNGKIAVRTLVYFILTSLFNAILGVGLTLLIHPGNAGIKNSPVLATHDRAVNILDSLLDLGRNMFPDNLFQAAFQQAHTVYVPKKPRVQQNDTTDGLIIDDNSHDDTEELSRVLQYRSGTNTLGIVFFCLAFGTFLGTLGEKKGQVVIEFFKTVFEVIMKMVSSVMWLTPVGITSVIAGKILGVSDLARVMSQLAWFIVTIVIGVFFYQLVIMQLIYLAVVRKNPFKFYAGLAQGTLTAFAMASTAAALPVTFRLMTEKLRVDTRITRFVLPIGCNINMDGTALFVASACVFIAQMNNIFLGFGEVITVILTSTAASFSSASVPSAALVLLLVVLSAIDAPVKDVSLLFAIDWLVDRVRTTNNMLGDCYTAAVVEHLSKKELMALDAAAYQSESVLPTTIANGCISANRVPDPDTVIVEMQDDTRITGIAK; encoded by the exons atggaggataaatcatcatcaaaattctctgaatatttatttgcaaaaatGGGAGGACATGATGTCTCGGCCTCACAGGGTCCCAGAAAGGTGACAGCTGATACTGGAAAATGGATACGTGAAAATATGCTGTTAATGGTCACGTTATCTGGTGTATTACTTGGTGTAATTCtag gattTGGATTGCGACCATTGGGTCTTGGTGATGACGCAGTTATGCTGATTAGTTATCCTGGTGAACTATTTATGAGATTACTTAAACTCATGATTCTTCCATTAGTTATTGCAAGTTTAATTTCTG gATCAGCAAGTTTAAATGCCAAAATGAATGGTAAAATAGCTGTTAGaacacttgtttattttattttaacatcattatttaatgCAATACTTGGTGTTGgattaacattattaatacATCCTGGTAATGCTGGTATTAAAAATTCACCAGTACTTGCAACACATGATCGTGCTGTTAATATACTTGATAGTCTTCTTGATCTTGGTAGAAATATGTTTCcggataatttatttcaagcaGCATTTCAACAAGCACATACTGTTTATGTACCAAAAAAACCAAGagtacaacaaaatgataCAACTGATggtttaattattgatgataattcacATGATGATACTGAAGAATTATCAAGAGTTTTACAATATAGAAGTGGAACAAATACACttggtattgtttttttttgtcttgcaTTTGGTACATTTTTGGGTACActtggtgaaaaaaaaggacaagttgttattgaattttttaaaactgtaTTTGAAGTTATTATGAAAATGGTATCAAGTGTAATGTG gTTGACACCTGTTGGAATAACATCAGTGATAGCTGGTAAAATATTGGGTGTCAGTGATTTGGCACGTGTTATGTCACAACTTGCCTGGTTCATTGTGACAATAGTcattggtgtttttttttatcaactcgTCATaatgcaattaatttatttggctgtTGTTAGAAAAAATCCATTTAAATTCTACGCTGGTTTGGCACAAGGAACATTAACTGCATTTGCAATGGCATCAAC GGCTGCTGCATTGCCAGTAACATTTCGATTGATGACGGAAAAATTGCGAGTTGATACAAGAATAACAAGATTTGTATTACCAATTGGATGTAATATCAACATGGATGGTACCGCCCTGTTTGTTGCATCAGCATGTGTTTTCATTGCCCAGATGAATAACATATTTTTAGGATTTGGTGAAGTAATAACAGTCAT attAACATCAACTGCAGCATCATTTTCATCAGCATCAGTACCAAGTGCAGCACTTGTACTTCTTCTTGTTGTCTTGAGTGCAATTGATGCACCAGTTAAAGatgtttctttattatttgcCATTGATTGGCTAGT agaTCGTGTTAGAACAACAAACAACATGCTAGGTGATTGCTACACAGCAGCTGTTGTTGaacatttatcaaaaaaagaattaatggCACTTGATGCTGCAGCTTATCag tcGGAATCAGTTTTACCAACGACAATTGCCAATGGATGTATATCAGCAAATCGAGTACCAGATCCAGACACAGTCATCGTCGAAATGCAAGATGACACACGTATAACCGGCATCGCCAAGTAA
- the LOC122855462 gene encoding protein PFF0380w-like isoform X1 produces MIKMKKKLQADNESKRSLKFIFPRQLSKNGKFRSQLSPKYLRILRETISLSNDTIDYHTPLKYPSIFTSKNEEKINLYSCNECMDSFQFETSLTDHMTRRSWVLGYYDNTYSSNDTSLIKSSSSDAKNTNRNTRKILNNTETLKKCVKIKRKKYVKLFYNKCQFLLYLNEHNITTIDTRYLMLMPLPNELESIEYHQFDETCIKLMGHLFAKGIHIVDWLEAQNIHSKWWCNSKLFNNNSCSINNISFFTDKPLLSLIKKVKNNTTNKLIIVWNNFINLCHEKNYNKNFSFDSDIKFSIIISKLSPKLNNNNNDILKLYNNNNNNNNNDIIFDNNKNKMSQDFINYWKFKNENDFNNKPTLNRNKYGEYELLSAKIQQDGTAYLLIKKNLNINIIDYEKNVFIKKYNNDYFQDMIDKYKLKLFNNLHNSNYNNILKLIINDVRNVSLNFSKTNFINDEIVLSVNLKAMKTFYMLLNDNFNNNNTSDVNNDNDDDNDDWEYNLDTCDNCDVCKKIKKPTNYIPGVSKPAVNETIYCQCYNFICHLCNSQQGNYNRYNRHMKLHQKVKPFECPDCLKKFQSTRQLEQHIWTKCYHILTQVIYSCKICNIEGFLTIEELTRHYSHAHIKTIYYCNSCFKIFTSYNDCLIHKHDLSINSGETEKLFICEFGQCIVRPDNYHLHLLNNHREIGIITYYTCPFCYFIIRNNNDDKSLIKKHIFTNHLNRLSEIITNGTLKNLLDNKNLIFNRKKNNFLNKLNQRIAFNCPNNFSIDFNCHLCGDMIDTNSSTIKNHFGDKHSGYYKLCNVHLSLIDETKKNNVYHDNFVDKLDDSLVDDKKAIEKRKIDIVDDDESSSSASSSSSTKNYLINKKKRLKYDDYDDDGKKIIEQKNYSNGLFINKEIINNTSDNFKCKKCNLIFSNIDLLKKHIASDHRIKINYSICLECGENFIVAPSLKIHLKAFHGISDPNVYLENNKNCIPNSNLNDINGDENNGYNCHVCMATFENNAAVEKHLRVHGMAFLNRKKIQAKKAMDSIIKTTETP; encoded by the exons atgataaaaatgaaaaaaaaattg caGGCAGATAATGAATCAAAAcgttcattaaaatttatctttcctcgtcaattatcaaaaaatggtaaatttcGTTCACAATTGAGTCCAAAATATTTACGAATATTACGTGAAAcaatatcattatcaaatgataCAATTGATTATCATACACCACTAAAATATCCATCAATATTTACATCtaaaaatgaggaaaaaattaatctataCAGTTGCAATGAATGTATGGATTCATTTCAATTTGAGACAAGTTTGACTGATCATATGACTCGAAGAAGTTGGGTGTTGGGATATTATGACAATACATACTCATCAAATGACACCAGCCtcattaaatcatcatcatctgatgCTAAAAATACCAATagaaatacaagaaaaatattaaacaacactgaaacactaaaaaaatgtgttaaaataaaacgaaagaaatatgttaaattattttacaacaaatgtCAATTTCTGCTGTATCTAAATGAGCATAACATAACAACAATTGACACAagatatttaatgttaatgcCATTACCAAATGAATTAGAATCAATAGaatatcatcaatttgatgaaacatgtattaaattaatggGACATTTATTTGCAAAAGGCATACATATTGTTGATTGGCTTGAAGCACAAAATATACACTCAAAATGGTGGTGTAACAGCAAGCTATTCAACAACAATTcatgttcaataaataacatatCATTCTTTACTGATAaaccattattatcattaatcaaaaaagtaaaaaataacacaacaaataaattaataatagtatggaacaactttattaatttatgtcatgaaaaaaattacaacaaaaatttttcatttgatagtgatattaaattttcaataataatatcaaaattatcaccaaaattaaataacaataacaatgatattttaaaattatataataataataataacaataataataatgatattatttttgataataataaaaataaaatgagtcaagattttataaattattggaaatttaaaaatgaaaatgattttaataacaagCCAACAttgaatagaaataaatatggtGAATATGAATTACTATCAGCTAAAATACAACAAGATGGAACAGcatatttgttgattaaaaaaaatttaaatataaatataattgattatgaaaaaaatgtatttattaaaaaatataataatgattattttcaagatatgattgataaatataagcttaaattatttaataatttacataatagtaattataataatatattaaaattaattataaatgatgtACGTAATgtgtcattaaatttttcaaaaacaaattttataaatgatgaaattgtACTGTCAGTTAATTTAAAAGCCATGAAAACATTTTACAtgttattaaatgataattttaataataataatacaagtgatgtaaataatgacaatgatgatgataatgatgattggGAATATAATTTAGACACTTGTGATAATTGTgatgtatgtaaaaaaattaaaaaaccaacaaattaTATACCAGGTGTATCAAAGCCAGCAGTTAATGAAACAATATACTGTCagtgttataattttatatgtcaTTTGTGTAATTCACAACAAGGTAATTATAATCGTTATAATCGCCATATGAAACTTCATCAAAAAGTTAAGCCATTTGAGTGTCCagattgtttgaaaaaatttcaatcaacAAGACAACTTGAACAACATATTTGGACAAAGTGCTATCATATATTAACACAAGTAATATATTCATGTAAAATTTGTAACATTGAAGGTTTTCTAACAATTGAAGAATTAACTCGTCATTATTCACATGCtcatattaaaacaatatattattgtaatagttgttttaaaatatttacatcatACAATGATTGTTTAATACACAaacatgatttatcaattaattctgGTGagactgaaaaattatttatttgtgaatTTGGACAGTGTATTGTTAGACCAGATAATTATCATCtacatttgttaaataatcatcGTGAAATTGGTATTATCACTTATTACACATGtccattttgttattttattattagaaataataatgatgataaaagcttaattaaaaaacatatatttacaaatcatTTAAATCGTTTATcagaaataataacaaatggtacattaaaaaatttgctagataataaaaatttaatatttaatagaaaaaaaaataattttttaaataaattaaatcaaagaaTTGCATTTAATTgtccaaataatttttcaattgattttaattgtcatttatGTGGTGATATGATTGAtacaaattcatcaacaattaaaaatcattttggtGATAAACATTCtggttattataaattatgtaatgTACATTTATCACTAATTgatgagacaaaaaaaaataatgtatatcatgataattttgttgataaattagatGATAGCTTAGTAGATGataaaaaagctattgaaaaaagaaaaattgatattgttgatgatgatgaatcatcatcatcagcatcatcatcttcatcaacaaaaaattatttaataaataaaaaaaaacgtttaaaatatgatgattatgatgatgatggtaaaaaaataattgaacaaaaaaattatagcaatggtttatttattaataaagaaataataaataatacaagtgataattttaaatgtaaaaaatgcaatttaatatttagtaATATTGATTTACTTAAAAAACATATTGCAAGTGATCAtcgtattaaaataaattattcaatatgtCTTGAATGCggtgaaaattttattgttgcaccaagtttaaaaattcatttaaaagcaTTTCATGGAATATCTGATCCGAAtgtttatttagaaaataataaaaattgcattccaaattcaaatttaaatgacattaatggtgatgaaaataatggaTATAATTGTCATGTTTGTATGGcaacatttgaaaataatgcaGCTGTTGAAAAACACTTGAGAGTTCATGGTATggcatttttaaatagaaaaaaaatacaagctaAAAAAGCTATGGatagtattattaaaacaactgAAACACCat ga
- the LOC122855462 gene encoding protein PFF0380w-like isoform X2: MIKMKKKLADNESKRSLKFIFPRQLSKNGKFRSQLSPKYLRILRETISLSNDTIDYHTPLKYPSIFTSKNEEKINLYSCNECMDSFQFETSLTDHMTRRSWVLGYYDNTYSSNDTSLIKSSSSDAKNTNRNTRKILNNTETLKKCVKIKRKKYVKLFYNKCQFLLYLNEHNITTIDTRYLMLMPLPNELESIEYHQFDETCIKLMGHLFAKGIHIVDWLEAQNIHSKWWCNSKLFNNNSCSINNISFFTDKPLLSLIKKVKNNTTNKLIIVWNNFINLCHEKNYNKNFSFDSDIKFSIIISKLSPKLNNNNNDILKLYNNNNNNNNNDIIFDNNKNKMSQDFINYWKFKNENDFNNKPTLNRNKYGEYELLSAKIQQDGTAYLLIKKNLNINIIDYEKNVFIKKYNNDYFQDMIDKYKLKLFNNLHNSNYNNILKLIINDVRNVSLNFSKTNFINDEIVLSVNLKAMKTFYMLLNDNFNNNNTSDVNNDNDDDNDDWEYNLDTCDNCDVCKKIKKPTNYIPGVSKPAVNETIYCQCYNFICHLCNSQQGNYNRYNRHMKLHQKVKPFECPDCLKKFQSTRQLEQHIWTKCYHILTQVIYSCKICNIEGFLTIEELTRHYSHAHIKTIYYCNSCFKIFTSYNDCLIHKHDLSINSGETEKLFICEFGQCIVRPDNYHLHLLNNHREIGIITYYTCPFCYFIIRNNNDDKSLIKKHIFTNHLNRLSEIITNGTLKNLLDNKNLIFNRKKNNFLNKLNQRIAFNCPNNFSIDFNCHLCGDMIDTNSSTIKNHFGDKHSGYYKLCNVHLSLIDETKKNNVYHDNFVDKLDDSLVDDKKAIEKRKIDIVDDDESSSSASSSSSTKNYLINKKKRLKYDDYDDDGKKIIEQKNYSNGLFINKEIINNTSDNFKCKKCNLIFSNIDLLKKHIASDHRIKINYSICLECGENFIVAPSLKIHLKAFHGISDPNVYLENNKNCIPNSNLNDINGDENNGYNCHVCMATFENNAAVEKHLRVHGMAFLNRKKIQAKKAMDSIIKTTETP; this comes from the exons atgataaaaatgaaaaaaaaattg GCAGATAATGAATCAAAAcgttcattaaaatttatctttcctcgtcaattatcaaaaaatggtaaatttcGTTCACAATTGAGTCCAAAATATTTACGAATATTACGTGAAAcaatatcattatcaaatgataCAATTGATTATCATACACCACTAAAATATCCATCAATATTTACATCtaaaaatgaggaaaaaattaatctataCAGTTGCAATGAATGTATGGATTCATTTCAATTTGAGACAAGTTTGACTGATCATATGACTCGAAGAAGTTGGGTGTTGGGATATTATGACAATACATACTCATCAAATGACACCAGCCtcattaaatcatcatcatctgatgCTAAAAATACCAATagaaatacaagaaaaatattaaacaacactgaaacactaaaaaaatgtgttaaaataaaacgaaagaaatatgttaaattattttacaacaaatgtCAATTTCTGCTGTATCTAAATGAGCATAACATAACAACAATTGACACAagatatttaatgttaatgcCATTACCAAATGAATTAGAATCAATAGaatatcatcaatttgatgaaacatgtattaaattaatggGACATTTATTTGCAAAAGGCATACATATTGTTGATTGGCTTGAAGCACAAAATATACACTCAAAATGGTGGTGTAACAGCAAGCTATTCAACAACAATTcatgttcaataaataacatatCATTCTTTACTGATAaaccattattatcattaatcaaaaaagtaaaaaataacacaacaaataaattaataatagtatggaacaactttattaatttatgtcatgaaaaaaattacaacaaaaatttttcatttgatagtgatattaaattttcaataataatatcaaaattatcaccaaaattaaataacaataacaatgatattttaaaattatataataataataataacaataataataatgatattatttttgataataataaaaataaaatgagtcaagattttataaattattggaaatttaaaaatgaaaatgattttaataacaagCCAACAttgaatagaaataaatatggtGAATATGAATTACTATCAGCTAAAATACAACAAGATGGAACAGcatatttgttgattaaaaaaaatttaaatataaatataattgattatgaaaaaaatgtatttattaaaaaatataataatgattattttcaagatatgattgataaatataagcttaaattatttaataatttacataatagtaattataataatatattaaaattaattataaatgatgtACGTAATgtgtcattaaatttttcaaaaacaaattttataaatgatgaaattgtACTGTCAGTTAATTTAAAAGCCATGAAAACATTTTACAtgttattaaatgataattttaataataataatacaagtgatgtaaataatgacaatgatgatgataatgatgattggGAATATAATTTAGACACTTGTGATAATTGTgatgtatgtaaaaaaattaaaaaaccaacaaattaTATACCAGGTGTATCAAAGCCAGCAGTTAATGAAACAATATACTGTCagtgttataattttatatgtcaTTTGTGTAATTCACAACAAGGTAATTATAATCGTTATAATCGCCATATGAAACTTCATCAAAAAGTTAAGCCATTTGAGTGTCCagattgtttgaaaaaatttcaatcaacAAGACAACTTGAACAACATATTTGGACAAAGTGCTATCATATATTAACACAAGTAATATATTCATGTAAAATTTGTAACATTGAAGGTTTTCTAACAATTGAAGAATTAACTCGTCATTATTCACATGCtcatattaaaacaatatattattgtaatagttgttttaaaatatttacatcatACAATGATTGTTTAATACACAaacatgatttatcaattaattctgGTGagactgaaaaattatttatttgtgaatTTGGACAGTGTATTGTTAGACCAGATAATTATCATCtacatttgttaaataatcatcGTGAAATTGGTATTATCACTTATTACACATGtccattttgttattttattattagaaataataatgatgataaaagcttaattaaaaaacatatatttacaaatcatTTAAATCGTTTATcagaaataataacaaatggtacattaaaaaatttgctagataataaaaatttaatatttaatagaaaaaaaaataattttttaaataaattaaatcaaagaaTTGCATTTAATTgtccaaataatttttcaattgattttaattgtcatttatGTGGTGATATGATTGAtacaaattcatcaacaattaaaaatcattttggtGATAAACATTCtggttattataaattatgtaatgTACATTTATCACTAATTgatgagacaaaaaaaaataatgtatatcatgataattttgttgataaattagatGATAGCTTAGTAGATGataaaaaagctattgaaaaaagaaaaattgatattgttgatgatgatgaatcatcatcatcagcatcatcatcttcatcaacaaaaaattatttaataaataaaaaaaaacgtttaaaatatgatgattatgatgatgatggtaaaaaaataattgaacaaaaaaattatagcaatggtttatttattaataaagaaataataaataatacaagtgataattttaaatgtaaaaaatgcaatttaatatttagtaATATTGATTTACTTAAAAAACATATTGCAAGTGATCAtcgtattaaaataaattattcaatatgtCTTGAATGCggtgaaaattttattgttgcaccaagtttaaaaattcatttaaaagcaTTTCATGGAATATCTGATCCGAAtgtttatttagaaaataataaaaattgcattccaaattcaaatttaaatgacattaatggtgatgaaaataatggaTATAATTGTCATGTTTGTATGGcaacatttgaaaataatgcaGCTGTTGAAAAACACTTGAGAGTTCATGGTATggcatttttaaatagaaaaaaaatacaagctaAAAAAGCTATGGatagtattattaaaacaactgAAACACCat ga